The region GCTCTATGGGGTTTCTAGGGTTTGGCAATATTTTGGGGTATGATCATTATTATGGTATGACGGAGTATGATAACGATGATGACTTCGATGGTACTTGGGGGATATGGGATGAGCCATTCTTTCAGTTTATGAGAAAGACATTAAACGAAAAAAAGGCTCCATTCTTTGCTACATTATTTTCTGTTTCTTCACATGAACCATTTGGAATACCTGAAGAATACGAAGGGAAATTTCCAAAGGGAAACTTGCAGATTCACGCTCCAGTAGGCTATACGGATTATGCTTTTAAGCGTTTTTTTGAAGAGAGTAAAAATGAGCCCTGGTTTGAGAATACTATTTTTATCATTACAGCAGATCATACTAATCAGATTTATTATAATAAATATAAAGAGCTAGTAAATAGGACGGCTATTCCTATTATGATATACACGCCAGATGGCAGGCTAAAGGGGGTAGATAATCGACTAGCACAACAAATGGATATATACCCTACCATCTTAGATTTAGTAGGATATAATGAACCGTTTAGAAGTTGGGGAAGTAGTTTGATTAACGGGTCAGTAGACAATCGCTTTACTATTAGCTATGGGGCAAATGAAATTACATATCAAGGAGATAAGTATATTGTTCGTTTTAATGGACTTAAAGCTACAGGTTTTTATGCGATAAATGACAAAGCATTGAGCAAAAATCTAATTAAGCAGAAGAATAAAGAAATGCAGGAGTTAGAGATGAGCTGTAAAGCATTTCTTCAAGACTATTTCGATAGAATAATCAATCGAAAACTCGATGACTAATTATCTAAAAGCTAAGGGACCCATACTATGAGTCCCTTTTATTATTCGTCTAAATCACCTTCTTTTAATAATGTCTGTGCTACATTTAGATCTTCTTCGTTGACTAGGATATGTACAGCCCTATCCAGAGTTCCAGCCCCGATACCAATAGCAGACTGTATATCATCTCTTATGATATAAGGAATGTTGTTCTCTTCCAGCATATCGCGTACAGCTAGTGACATAATTTCGCTACCTGCAAATAATTTTTTGTGCCCCATAATTATCATATTTGAATGTAAGTTATAAAAAAATATAGGACTAGAGTTTTAAGATTAGGTTAAAATAGTTTTTAGAGCATCTAAAAGTTTTTAATCTGAAAAAAATATGCTATCTTAATAAAAGATTTGTACTACTATCTGAATCACCATATATTATTTAGCTATGGAGGTGATAGGGTATAAGTAAACACTTTATAAATAGTAGTGTTACATACTATTTAGTTTTGTTGATTTTTAATAAATGAGATGAGATTATGAAAATAGAAGAGACAAAGGCATTTGGACAATTAACGAATATAGCGCAGACTATTGCAAATAAGAGTGCCTCAAAAAAGCAAATACTAGAAGCAGTTGTTATTGTTAATAATATAGGGTTTGATAAATGGTCCAGTATAACTAATTTACCTCCTTTATGGCATGGTATAGTAAAAGAACTAGCTCAGTAGCTAGTACATAAGCAGAAAAAGAGAAATAAGACATCATGAGTGCTACGTACTTATGGTGTTTTTTTATATCTATACCTCAGTAAGCGATTTGATATGAACTAGCTCACATGGATTAGGAAGATAAAATGGATGCATGTTTGAATAGTGTAATTTATTGTAAATCTATTTCTATAATTTTGACTTAAAATAGCGATATGAATAAGGTTAATTATTATAAGGTTTTAGGAGTAGACCCTGCTGTGTCTGATGATGAGCTGCACAAGGCTTTTAAGGTTTTATTTGCGAGGTATAATCCTTCAAGTAACCCCAATAGTGCGTATTTAAGAACGATGTATCAGCAACTCAACCAAGCATACGAAATACTCGGTGATAAGACTAAGCGAATAGAATACAATGTAGAGCAGGGTTTTCAAAAGCCTGTTGAAAGTGTAGTAGAGGAAAGTATTTATAAGGAAAGTAGTGTTAAGCAAAGTAACAGTAAGGAGAGAATACAACCAACGTTACAGCGTACGAACAATGATTTATACATAGGTGATAGTAATAATAAGGCCTATGTATTTCTTTTTGTAATCATTGGGATAATTATTGTTGGAGGAGGAGCTTTTGCATATTTTGCATTTAACAGCGATATCAGCCTAGAAGAAAAAGTAGATACTCAAAGTGATGTGATAACTCCAGAGAAGGAATCGAATATTGCAGAAGTAGATATTGTGAATACAAAAGAAACTACAGAGGTGATACCAGTAGAAGCCCCTGTAAAACCGGTAATAGAATCTCTTAAGAAGAGTGAAGAAAACGAAACCCTGCCAGTAGTAAAACAAGAGAAAAAAGATCTGACTCCAGTGATAGCAAAACAAGAGAATAAGGACAAATCTCCTAAAGTACCTCCTAGTGATAAAACTGTAGCAGCGAGTAAAACTAATGATTTAAAAGATGAGTTTGGTACGAAACGCTCTTTTAATGTAGGAGCAACTAAAAATGATGTGTGGGCGGTGAAAGGGGATCCTACAGATGTAAAAATAGAAGGCGATATCGAGATATGGTATTATGGAAAAGTGAAAGTTAAGTTTAAAAATGGAAAGGTAATTAATTAGAAGTATATTATAAACCCAGAATCAGCAATTAGCCAAATACTACAAAGCAATTCTACTTGATAGCTCTTTCATTAGCTATATAACCATACTATAGTATGGTTAAATCACTAATTCAGACCTATTTTGTATAATTACTTTTCGTTTATATGTCTATCACTGATTTTGCGATAAAACAAAACATCCCGATTCATTGTGACTCGGGGTGTTTTGTTTTTAGTACCACTTAGCTATACCTATAGCTAGTCCTCCAAAGAAACCTATCACAAACATAAATGTACTAATGTAGTATAGGTCTTTTTTAGTAATCGTTTTCATAATTTGCTTTTATAGTTTAATCCTAACAAGACACATCTTTATTTCGTTATTCAATAAATTGTTTTTAAATAGTATAAGAAATAAACAATCTATTAAAAACAGAAACCACCCCAAGTCATTGTGACTTGGGGTGGTTTTGTTTTTATAACTAACTAATCAATTCGAATAATATTATTGGTTTCTGAAGACCAATTCGTTGTTGAAAGAGTCTAATAAGATCATGCTATCTGCTTTTACATTACCAGATAAGATTTCTTTAGACAAGCGGTTTAATACCTCTTTCTGCACAACGCGTTTTACAGGACGTGCACCGAACTCAGGTTCATACCCTTTGTTTGCTAAGAATTCTTTTGCTTCTGCAGTGGCTTCCATGTGTACGTTTTGCTGTGCCAGCATCTTGAATACACTTTGCAATTGAATATCTACGATTTGTAAGATATTGTCTTTGCTCAATGGCGTAAACATTACCACCTCGTCAATACGGTTTAAGAACTCAGGGCGAACTTGCTGTTTTAACTCGTTCAACACTTCTTTTTTAGCTTCTTCAGAAGCCTGTTCTATATTTGTAGCATTCTCAAACTTCTCTTGGATAATGTGACTACCCATATTTGAAGTCATGATAATGATGGTATTCTTGAAGTCAGCTAGACGACCTTTGTTGTCTGTTAAACGTCCTTCATCCAGTACTTGTAACAAGATGTTGAATGTATCAGGGTGTGCTTTTTCGATCTCGTCTAACAGTACTACAGAGTACGGTTTTCTACGTACCGCTTCAGTTAATTGTCCCCCTTCATCATACCCTACATATCCTGGAGGTGCTCCTACTAATCTACTTACGCTGTGTCTTTCTCCATATTCACTCATATCAATACGCGTCATAGCACTTTCGTCATCAAATAGGTACACTGCTAATGCTTTAGCCAACTCTGTTTTACCAACCCCAGTAGTTCCTAAGAATAGGAATGAACCTATCGGTTTTTTAGGGTCTTGTAATCCAGCTCGACTTCTACGTACAGCGTCACTAATCGCCTCAATAGCTTCTTCTTGACCTACCACGCGTTTGTGTAATTCGCCTTCTAAGTGAAGCAGTTTTTCTCTTTCACTTTGTAGCATTTTAGTCACTGGCACACCAGTCCATTTTGCTACTACTTCAGCGATATCATCACTTGTAACCTCTTCTTTAATTAGCGATTGACCACTTTGGTTTTCGTCTAATTGTTTTTGTGCTTTCTCAAGGTCTTCTTGAGCGTCTTTTATTTTTCCATATCTAAGCTCAGCTACCTTACCATAGTCACCATCACGTTCAGCTTTTTCAGCTTCCAGTTTATAGGTTTCTATTTCTTGTTTAATAGCCTGTACACGATCTACAACCTCTTTTTCAGATTGCCATTTGCTATAGATATCGTTTCTTTCTTCTTTTAAGTTAGCAACTTCTAATCCAAGAGATTTAAGTTTGTCCTCATCATTCTCACGTTTGATAGCTTCAATCTCAATTTCTAATTGCATAATCTTACGATCAAGCACATCTAATTCCTCTGGTTTAGAGTTGATCTCCATTCTCAATTTAGCCGCAGCCTCATCCATCAAGTCAATTGCCTTGTCTGGTAAGAAACGGTTGGTGATATAACGCTCTGATAAGTTAACCGCAGCGATAATCGCCTCATCTTTTATACGTACTTTGTGGTGAGCTTCATATTTCTCTTTAATACCACGTAAGATAGATATAGCACTTTCTGTATCTGGCTCATCTACCATTACTTTTTGGAAACGACGCTCTAAGGCTTTGTCTTTCTCAAAGTACTTTTGGTACTCATCTAATGTAGTCGCTCCGATAGAGCGAAGTTCTCCACGTGCTAAAGCAGGTTTTAAGATATTTGCAGCATCCATAGCCCCTTCACCACCTCCAGCACCTACTAAAGTGTGAATCTCATCGATGAATAAGATGATGTTTCCCTCAGCAGAAGTTACCTCTTTTACAACTGATTTTAAACGCTCCTCAAACTCTCCTTTGTACTTGGCACCTGCTATTAAAGCTCCCATATCTAATGAGAAGATTTGCTTGTCTTTTAAGTTATCAGGTACATCTTGTTGTACGATACGGTGTGCTAATCCCTCTGCGATAGCTGTTTTACCCACTCCAGGCTCACCGACTAGCATTGGGTTGTTTTTTGTACGACGGCTTAAGATTTGTAACACACGTCTGATTTCTTCATCACGTCCGATTACAGGATCTAGTTTACCCTCGTTAGCTAACTTGGTAAGGTTATTAGCATATTTATTTAAAGAGTTATAAGTTTCTTCAGCAGATGCAGAAGTTACTCTTGCTCCATTTCTGATTTCGTTAATAGCAGCTTCAAGTTGTTTTTCTGTTACACCTTGATCTTTTAATATCTGTGCTACTTTGCTCTTAGATTTAAAAATAGCTAAGATCAAGTGCTCTATAGATACATATTCATCTTTCATCTTAGTAGCGATAGACTGTGCTTCAGTGATAGCAGTACCTGCTTCTCTTGATAAGCCCATTTGACCTCCGTCTACCTTAGGGAAGCTAGAGATTGTTGCATCTAATACAGATTTAAAAGTATCTACATTGATGTTTAGTTTCTTTAAGATAAAAGGAGTGACGTTTTCGTCTACTTCCATTATCGCTTTGAAAATGTGTTCATTTTCTATTTGCTGTTGCCCTAAGCCTTGCACGATTACCTGTGCTTGCTGTAAAGCTTCTTGCGATTTTATTGTAAAATTATTTAAGTTCATATACTGATCTGTTTATTTGTTTGGTTATATCGTAATAGACAAAAGGTGTTCCATTACTAAGTTTAAGACATTTTGACAATGTTTGCATAATTCGCATTAGTAAAAGATGTCAAAAAGTCATAAATTTGCGTATATACACTTAATCAAACTAACATTTTGTCTTATGAAATGGATCAATATAACAGAGAGTAGTCAAATAAAAGAGCTTATCGAGAAGTCAAACGATAAAGCCGTTATTATATTTAAGCACAGTCCACGTTGCCATATTAGCAAATTTGCTTTGCGCAATTTTGAAGCTAGTTTTACTAATCCTACAGCAGTAGATTGTTATTTAGTAGATGTAGTTAACAATAGGTTGCAGTCTATCGAAGTTAAGGAAGAGCTAGGAGTACAACATGAATCTCCTCAACTGATTATTGTTACTAAAGGAAAAGCAGTATTTAATACTTCGCACGAAAGTATAGATGGGGTTGATACCGAGAAACTATTGTTGAGATTATAAGATGGCCAGAACATTAGTGTATAGAACGAGAACTTTACAAGGGGTAAAGACACCTGGGATTATTCATAATGGAGGCTACCATTTTACTCATTTTGATGTTTATGAAGACGGTAGAGTAGCGAATTGGAACTTTGAAGATTTTGAGCACTTTATTAAAGATGTACAGAATGGATGGGTAGTAACAAGTATCCCTGATGGAGAGGAAATCTCTTGTTTTAACTTAGGCTCTTGGAAAATAGAAAAGGTACAATGGTATTATACACCTGAATCTTATATCGACTATATTAAAAGTTTAGTGCTTGAATTAAATCCTAATTGGTCTAATATATATACTTATCAAGAGCGAAAAGTCAATGGTGTTACGGTAGGGGAGTCAGGAACAGGTACCTTGTATAAAGAGGATACAGTGGATGTAGATGTATTTTTTCCTAAGAAAGTGAAAGGAGAGAATCGCAGTTTGTTTTATATATGTGAAGACAAATATTACCTAGTCCAACTATTGCTTTTTAAGGATAAAACTATTTTGGTTCACGGTTGTGGAGAGGAGAAAGTATTAGGCTTTGAAAGTTTAAGAAAGTTGATAGACCAAGGTATTGTTTGTAGTACAATTCCCCGTGGATCTAGAGTGATTATTGAGAACTTAGGAGAGTTTAGTATAGCAGAAGAATTTTACAGCAATGAGATTGAAGAGATATTTGTTGAATTAGAAGATGACTATCGAAAGCTAAATGGAGAGAAGACTTTACTTGAGTTATGCAGAGAAGCTTTGGATGCTTATCAAGAGAATCCTAGTGAAGCATTAAAAGAAGCATTAAAAATAGCTTATGAACGTATCCCTGAACATCTACAGATGTATTTAGGTGATATGGATAGTAAGGATGGAGAATATATAGACATTATATATGGACCTGATTATTGGAAACACGAGGATATAGAATAAACAAAAGAGGCTTTCGGCCTCTTTTGTCATAAATACAAGGGGGACTTTCTTAATTAAATAGAAAGTGTGTTGTAGTTGTTTTCATTTAACTGAAACATGTATTTATGTGCATTAGGTGTGCCGATAAAGTACAAAGGCAAGTCTTTCAATGTTACACCATATACTTTTAAAGCAAACTCACATACTACTAGTTTTACACCTGCTTTATCAGCAGCATCTAGCTCTGCGCGCAATTCTTTATTGTTTAATTCTTGTACCATTTGCCCCATGATTACGATTTGGAAATCAGCTTTAGGATTAGCTTTCTTGATTTCGCTTCCAGTCATAATAGAAGAGCGAAGGTTTTTTATAGATTGGACTAGAATAGCGTATTTATCTCCTTTAGTATCCTGTTCGTAGGCTATAGTAACTACTTTAGATGTATTAAAGGCTACAGCCTGTGTACTCACGATAGAACATAAAGCAATTGCTAAAACTAATTTTCTCATTGTTTACTATATTATGGTTTATATAGTGGCTAAAGTAGCCTATGGAGTAGAGGTGGGAAGTAACAATTGTTACACAACAGTTAATTACTAAGTTTGTAAATCCTGAAGAGTAAATCTCTCCATGTTGCGGTTACTTGCTTATTTCGTGCCCAATTCGTGAGGAATGTTTGCTCAGGAGAGTTTTTTCAGCAAGAACACCTCTAGCATTAGGCTCGTATTCTTAAGGGAGATCGTAATTGAGAAAAGATAACTATGACTATGTAACATTGGTTACAGTACGGTTCCAAATTAGTAATTAGTTTTGAAGTATTAAATCCGATAGAATGATAATCACATATTTTAAGAAATGGTCAGCGATCAGGTGGATTCGCTTAGCACTGGGGATATTACTGTTGTTTCAGGCAATAGATGCGGAGTTATGGATATTAAGTATTCCGGCAGCATACTTGTTTTTGCAGACATTTTTTAATTTTGGTTGTAAAAATGAGCAGTGTAAAATCAGATAAACAAGTTTAGATGTTGATAGATAGTGTTTTGCAGTAAAAATATAGAATATTAAATAATACAAGAATATTTATATTTTAGCAAAGTTTTAAAAACTCACAAAATATGAATAAAAGACTGACTACAATATTTTTTTTTACAGCAGTGCTAAGTGTATCAGTAGCGTGTAAAGATAAAGAGACAGAAGTTCCATCAACAGACACTACTACAGAAGAAGTAACGACTGCTGTACAAACAGAAGAACCAATGGCAACAGTAGATGAAGCTGCAATAGAGGGGGATGAAGCGGAATATAATCCCACGATCTATCCGACGTCATTTAAGTTTAAACACGATTTGATATTGACAGGTACGTTCCACGAGGGAGAAGTACCTACAGATGTGAGTAGCAAATCTTGGGTAGGATTAGTCAAAGAAACAGATGGTGCATATAGTGTACATAAAATGAATCCAACTATAAAAATAGTACATGATGAAGTGGTAGATGAAGTAGGAGAAATGACAGGAGTAAAGGTTTCTGCTAAGAGTGTAGGTGAGATAGTGTTTATGACAAACGAAGGTCTTATTAGTCAGGGGAGTGATCTTGCGATAGCTCAGTTACCTACAATAATTTATCCTGGCCAGAGTAAGGAGTTTACTTATAAAGGGAAGGTGTATACTATCTATGCAGAGGGAGAAAAAGGAGCTCCGTATACTTATGAGAACAATGAAGGTGAGGTAATCAAGACATACGAGATTAAGAAATACCAATTATATCTTAAAGTAAAGGGGCAAGATAAGGTGATTACTCTATTAGATTTAAAAAGCCTAGAGGAAGCTACACCTACGATAGAGTTTGCAGGTGATCTAAATGGAGATGGTTATCTTGATTTATTGATCAATACTACTTATAATTATAATATGAGTCGCCCTACTTTATATCTATCTGATACAAAATCAGGACAACTTAATGTAAAAGCTGTAGCTGCACTAGAGAGTTTAGGATGCTAGTAAGTAACTAATATAATAACAAAAGCCTGTGAACATCATTCACAGGCTTTTTGTTTATATCATAGTAATCGTCTCTACCTTAAATACAGGATGTGGTATTTATAATGTGTTTTTAATACTTATAGGTTGTTATGTTTTTGTTTAGTCTCTATTTTACTACATATTACTATCTTTCATTGCAGGCATATTGATTTCCTTAACACAACTAGCTTTAGAGGTTGATATAATAAAACGGATGGCTTGTAATACATCTTGTAGAGGGATAAGTTCTCCATTAGATTTTTCGATAATAGAAGTTGCAGTTTCTTCACATCCATATTCTGTGGCTAGATAGCCTAAGTTAAGAATAGAGACTCCAATATTATCCTCTCTAAGGTTCTCTCTTAAAGCGTGAATAACTCCTCTTAAGGCAAATTTAGTCGCTGAGAAGGCAACTTCTTTTCCATTGTGATTGTCTAATCCCCAGGTAGAGCCAATCAAGATAATCTTAGCATTATCTGATAACTTTAAGTTCTCTATAAATGCCTGAACCATTAGTATACACGAGGAGATATTCGTATTAATCATAGTGATGATTTCATCTTGTGTATTATCACTAAACGTATAGTCTACAGAGAATGCATTGTGTTCCCATATCCCTACATTATAGATAAAGTAATCGATCTTTTGATCTGTTATTTCTTGTTTTAGAGTATTAGTAGCAAAGATAGGGTTTGATAGATCTGCTGCTATCCAGTGTTTATTAGCAAGAGCCGTAGTTAGATAATCAGGTTGACTGCGTGAGACACCATAGATGATATCTTGTTCATTAGGAATGTATTGCGTGATAGCTTTGCCTAAGCCTTTGCTTACACCGTATATTAAGTATGTTTTAGAATTCATTGTATTTTGTGATTTGTCTTCTAGGGAGCTTATACAAATAGTGATAAGACCGTATTGTTTTGCAATCAGCAATTTACAAAAAGAAGAAGTAAGGTGAACTATTTAGGAACGTTTTTAGGTGTTTTGACATTAAATAGCAAGGATATGTTGTGGTTTAATAGTGTAAAGTGTTGTTTTGTAGTTGTTTGAGTATAGTGTTAAAGTCTGTTTTTTATAGTTAGTATGTCATAAGAACATCTAATTTTGCACCACCTTAAAAATACGAAATAACGATGAAAAGAAAATCACTAATTGCAGTGATGGTTTTGACAATTGGTCTAGCTATGAACAGTTGTAAAAACAAAGAAGTAGACGAAATATCTACTGAAGGCGAGCGGAATATTAGTTACGCTAACCTAGAACCTGAAGAGATAGTCATCAGTAACTTAGGAATAGATGACGATGGTTTTGAACACTATAGTATAGTGTCTGGAACCGAAAACATTAAAGATTATCCAAAACATTTTTCTTTTGACAATACCCTTCTTACACCGGGGGCATTTCATATAGACGAAGTTCCTGAAAGAATAGAATCTAAAGAATGGCTAGGATTAATATCTGACAGCATTAATACATATAAGTTAGTTACCATGACACCTATGGTATCGAAAATATTAGGAGAGGCTGAAGAGGAGGAAGGAATGACTGGAATAGCCATTTCTAACAATGGAAAACAGGCTTGTCTGATGTTTATAGAGAAGAAGAATAGCTCTCTAAAAGAAACTGTTGTTGAGGCAGCAAATATCCCTTCCTATATTTATCCAGGAGAGAAAGTACAGTTTAGTTTTAAAGGAAAGGAATATACTTTATATGCTACAGGTACAAGAAAACTTAATGGAGTAAGTGAAGCAGACTTCCTAAACTCTGTAGAGCAAGGTTATGAAATGCCTAAATATTATGTAAAGAATTATACTTTGCGTATAGAGGTAAAAGATGGAGAGCAAATCAGTGAAATGATGCTGTTATCTCAGAAGTACTTTGAAGAAGGGCAAGTACCTAAAGTGATTTTTAGTGGAGATCTTAATGGTGATAATATAATAGATATATTGATTAATACTTCTACGCAGTACAATATCTCTAGACCGACATTGTATCTATCAGATACAACCAATAATAATGTTTCTATACAGCCGGTAGCGGCACACGAAAGTATAGGGTGTTAATTGCGATTTACTTTCAGAGTAAATAAATGTACTTTTTTAAAAGCCTCTTAGTTTAATTACTAGGAGGCTTTTTTACTTTACATTAAGGATGTAAGTGTAGAGGAGTGTGTAATCTCTACTTTACGATAACTTAATTATTTCGTAATATTTAGGATAGTCTATACCTTCATTATTATAAGTAGTTTCGGCAAAAATTTAATTATGAATACACATCGAAATTTAGAGGTTTGGAAGTATAGTGTAGAGTTTGTCTCTACTGTTTATGATATTACAAAGGACTTTCCTAAAGAGGAAATATATGGATTGAGCAATCAGTTAAGACAGAGTGCTGTAGCTATCCCTTCTAATATAGCAGAGGGTGGTGCTAGAAAAGGGAATAAGGAATATAAACAGTTTTTATATATTGCTTTAGGAAATCTAGCAGAGTTAGAAACTCAATTAGTGATAGCACATGATCTAAATTATTTAGATAATATCGCTCAATATGATTCTACTATTACAGAAATCAGAAGTATGCTGTATACTTTAATCAAATCACTGAAAAAGAACAAGGAATAAAGAGGGAGTCTACGAAGTACTAACTAAGGAAAAAGACTGTTTGTCTTAAATCCAGAATTAGCATTAACCCAATACTACAAAGCAATTCTACTTCATAGTTCTTTCATTAGCTCTATAATCATACTACAGTATGCCTGAATCACTAAGTCAGACCTGTTTTGTATAATTACTTTTCGTTTATAAGTTTATTGCTGATTCTGGGTAGAAGGTTCAAATGCACTTAATAATTAGAAAAGAGTACAGGTTTATTAAAAATGAAAGCGTGGAATAACAGTGTTATTTCACGCTTTCGTATGTGATTTTACACTTGATCGGTGTAGTAGTTTAAAACTTGATTGTAGCAGGAAGTAAAGTACTTCTTACCTCGCCAAAACCGATTCTTACCTCTTCATTTTGACAGAACCCTTTCATCGTTACAGTATCATAATCATGTAAGAATGTACGTGTGCTACCATCTGCTAGGGTTAGTGGATTAGCCCCTGCCCAAGTCAATTCTAACATAGAGCCATAGCTATCTGGAGTTGGTCCTGAGATAGTTCCTGACCCCATTAGATCACCAGAATTAACTTTACATCCATTTACTGTATGGTGTGCTAATTGTTGGCTCATCGTCCAATACATATATTTAAGATTAGAAGCAGAAATAAGTTTGTCTACTCCATTCTCAGGCTGTAGATATACTTCTAATTTGATATCAAAAGCTCCATCTCCAGTTTGTTGCAAATAAGGAAGAGGGGTAGGGTCTTGTTTAGGCCCAGCTACTCTGAAAGGTTCTAAAGCATCTAGAGTGATAATCCAAGGAGAGATAGAAGAAGCGAAGTTCTTCGCTAAGAATGGCCCTAATGGTACATATTCCCATGTCTGAATGTCTCTGGCACTCCAGTCATTTAGAAGTACCATACCGAAGATGTACTCTTCTGCATTATCTACTAGAACACTATCTCCCATAAGGTTAGCATCTGTAGTGATAAAAGCAGTTTCTAGTTCGAAGTCTACGCGTTGTGATGCTCCGAAGACAGGAACAGTAGCTCCTTTAGGTAAAGTCTGTCCTACTGGACGTTTTACATTTACTCCAGAAGGGACGATAGTCGAGCTTCTACCATGGTATCCTATCGGTATATGAAGCCAGTTAGGGAATAAAGCATTTGCAGGATCTCTAAACAGCGTACCTACATTAGTAGCATGTTCTCTACTAGAGTAGAAGTCAGTATAGTCCCCTATATACACAGGTAATTGCATTTCTACATCTTCTATCTTGAAGATGATAACATCTCTGTGTTTAGAGTTGTCTTTTAGTTCAGTATTATTTTGGTCAAATATCTCAGCAATTCTATTTCTTACTGCTCGCCACGTTTTTTTCCCATTAGAGATGAAGTCATTCAGGGTGTCTTGTAAGAAAACGTCATCTGTAAGCTCAATACCTTTAAAGTATCCAAGCATTTGTAAGGCACTCAGATCAATCGCATAATCCCCGATACGAGTTCCTATAGTTATAATATCATCTTTGGTGATAAAAACGCCAAACGGAATATTCTGAATTGGAAAGTCAGAATCTTTCTCTACCGGTAACCACGTTTTTCTCATCGGATCATTCGCACTTATCATCATAATTGTTTTTAGTTGTTTAGTCCTTTTGATTAATTATGCCTGTTTTCAGGAGTTTTAATTAAAAAAAGGAGCTTCGTTAATAGTATATCCAAATATATAATTAAGACTGAATATAACAAACGTTTTTTGTACATTTGGAATCAAATTAACGAAACACACAAACTAAATGAGAAGAGATTCTGAAATTTTCGACCTGATCGTAGAAGAACAGGATAGACAAATTCATGGTATTGAATTAATTGCTTCTGAGAACTTCGTGAGTGAAGAGACTATGGAAGCGGCAGGTTCTTGCTTGACTAACAAGTATGCTGAGGGATATCCTAACAAACGTTACTACGGTGGATGTGAAGTAGTGGACGTAGTGGAGCAAATCGCGATAGACCGTGCTAAAGCTTTATTCGGTGCTGAGTATGTAAACGTACAGCCTCACTCTGGATCACAAGCTAACACAGCTGTATTCTTCGCATGTCTTAAGCCTGGTGATAAAATCTTAGGATTTGACTTATCTCACGGTGGACACTTAACTCACGGATCGCCAGTTAACTTCTCAGGTAAGTTATATAACCCTGTATTCTACGGAGTAGATCAAGAGACAGGATTGTTAAACTATGACAAGATTCAAGAAGTAGCTACTAAA is a window of Myroides oncorhynchi DNA encoding:
- a CDS encoding DsrE family protein; protein product: MRKLVLAIALCSIVSTQAVAFNTSKVVTIAYEQDTKGDKYAILVQSIKNLRSSIMTGSEIKKANPKADFQIVIMGQMVQELNNKELRAELDAADKAGVKLVVCEFALKVYGVTLKDLPLYFIGTPNAHKYMFQLNENNYNTLSI
- the clpB gene encoding ATP-dependent chaperone ClpB, producing the protein MNLNNFTIKSQEALQQAQVIVQGLGQQQIENEHIFKAIMEVDENVTPFILKKLNINVDTFKSVLDATISSFPKVDGGQMGLSREAGTAITEAQSIATKMKDEYVSIEHLILAIFKSKSKVAQILKDQGVTEKQLEAAINEIRNGARVTSASAEETYNSLNKYANNLTKLANEGKLDPVIGRDEEIRRVLQILSRRTKNNPMLVGEPGVGKTAIAEGLAHRIVQQDVPDNLKDKQIFSLDMGALIAGAKYKGEFEERLKSVVKEVTSAEGNIILFIDEIHTLVGAGGGEGAMDAANILKPALARGELRSIGATTLDEYQKYFEKDKALERRFQKVMVDEPDTESAISILRGIKEKYEAHHKVRIKDEAIIAAVNLSERYITNRFLPDKAIDLMDEAAAKLRMEINSKPEELDVLDRKIMQLEIEIEAIKRENDEDKLKSLGLEVANLKEERNDIYSKWQSEKEVVDRVQAIKQEIETYKLEAEKAERDGDYGKVAELRYGKIKDAQEDLEKAQKQLDENQSGQSLIKEEVTSDDIAEVVAKWTGVPVTKMLQSEREKLLHLEGELHKRVVGQEEAIEAISDAVRRSRAGLQDPKKPIGSFLFLGTTGVGKTELAKALAVYLFDDESAMTRIDMSEYGERHSVSRLVGAPPGYVGYDEGGQLTEAVRRKPYSVVLLDEIEKAHPDTFNILLQVLDEGRLTDNKGRLADFKNTIIIMTSNMGSHIIQEKFENATNIEQASEEAKKEVLNELKQQVRPEFLNRIDEVVMFTPLSKDNILQIVDIQLQSVFKMLAQQNVHMEATAEAKEFLANKGYEPEFGARPVKRVVQKEVLNRLSKEILSGNVKADSMILLDSFNNELVFRNQ
- a CDS encoding putative signal transducing protein, which gives rise to MGHKKLFAGSEIMSLAVRDMLEENNIPYIIRDDIQSAIGIGAGTLDRAVHILVNEEDLNVAQTLLKEGDLDE
- a CDS encoding DnaJ domain-containing protein; this encodes MNKVNYYKVLGVDPAVSDDELHKAFKVLFARYNPSSNPNSAYLRTMYQQLNQAYEILGDKTKRIEYNVEQGFQKPVESVVEESIYKESSVKQSNSKERIQPTLQRTNNDLYIGDSNNKAYVFLFVIIGIIIVGGGAFAYFAFNSDISLEEKVDTQSDVITPEKESNIAEVDIVNTKETTEVIPVEAPVKPVIESLKKSEENETLPVVKQEKKDLTPVIAKQENKDKSPKVPPSDKTVAASKTNDLKDEFGTKRSFNVGATKNDVWAVKGDPTDVKIEGDIEIWYYGKVKVKFKNGKVIN
- the ytxJ gene encoding bacillithiol system redox-active protein YtxJ gives rise to the protein MKWINITESSQIKELIEKSNDKAVIIFKHSPRCHISKFALRNFEASFTNPTAVDCYLVDVVNNRLQSIEVKEELGVQHESPQLIIVTKGKAVFNTSHESIDGVDTEKLLLRL
- a CDS encoding DUF7638 domain-containing protein; this encodes MARTLVYRTRTLQGVKTPGIIHNGGYHFTHFDVYEDGRVANWNFEDFEHFIKDVQNGWVVTSIPDGEEISCFNLGSWKIEKVQWYYTPESYIDYIKSLVLELNPNWSNIYTYQERKVNGVTVGESGTGTLYKEDTVDVDVFFPKKVKGENRSLFYICEDKYYLVQLLLFKDKTILVHGCGEEKVLGFESLRKLIDQGIVCSTIPRGSRVIIENLGEFSIAEEFYSNEIEEIFVELEDDYRKLNGEKTLLELCREALDAYQENPSEALKEALKIAYERIPEHLQMYLGDMDSKDGEYIDIIYGPDYWKHEDIE